From Streptomyces griseorubiginosus, one genomic window encodes:
- a CDS encoding lysophospholipid acyltransferase family protein, translated as MYGLWKPRVLGAWKVPSTGPVILAVNHSHNIDGPMVMGVAPRPTHFLIKKEAFVGPLDPFLTAIGQLKVDRTAADRQAISRALHVLAGGGVLGIFPEGSRGEGDFAALRAGLAYFAVRGEAPIVPVAVLGSNEKPGRLIKGLPPLRSRVDVVFGEPFEAGDGTGRRTRRALDEATERIQKQLSSHLENARRLTGR; from the coding sequence ATGTACGGGCTGTGGAAGCCGCGGGTGCTGGGTGCCTGGAAGGTGCCGAGCACCGGTCCGGTGATCCTCGCCGTCAACCACTCCCACAACATCGACGGTCCGATGGTCATGGGTGTGGCGCCCCGGCCGACGCACTTCCTGATCAAGAAGGAGGCGTTCGTCGGTCCGCTCGACCCGTTCCTGACGGCCATCGGTCAGCTGAAGGTGGACCGTACGGCCGCCGACCGCCAGGCGATCTCCCGGGCGCTGCACGTCCTCGCGGGCGGCGGAGTGCTCGGCATCTTCCCCGAGGGCAGCCGGGGCGAGGGCGACTTCGCCGCGTTGCGCGCGGGGCTCGCGTACTTCGCCGTGCGGGGCGAGGCTCCGATCGTCCCGGTAGCGGTGCTGGGAAGCAACGAGAAGCCGGGACGGTTGATAAAGGGGCTGCCTCCGCTGCGCAGCCGCGTCGACGTCGTCTTCGGCGAGCCCTTCGAGGCGGGCGACGGCACCGGACGGCGGACGCGCAGGGCGCTCGACGAGGCGACCGAACGCATCCAGAAGCAACTGAGCAGTCACCTGGAAAACGCCAGGCGCCTCACCGGGCGCTAG
- the der gene encoding ribosome biogenesis GTPase Der, with translation MNDHIHSEGSGEEHDHGALGDAEYAEFMELAAEEGFDIEDVEGAIEAAGHGPLPVLAVVGRPNVGKSTLVNRIIGRREAVVEDKPGVTRDRVTYEAEWAGRRFKVVDTGGWEQDVLGIDASVAAQAEYAIEAADAVVFVVDAKVGATDTDEAVVRLLRKAGKPVVLAANKVDGLSGESDAAYLWSLGLGEPHPVSALHGRGTGDMLDAVLEALPEAPEQTFGGTGIGGPRRIALIGRPNVGKSSLLNKVAGEERVVVNEMAGTTRDPVDELIELGGITWKFVDTAGIRKRVHLQQGADYYASLRTAAAVEKAEVAVILIDGSESISVQDQRIVTMAVEAGRAVVMAYNKWDTLDEERRYYLEREIETELGQVAWAPRVNVSAKTGRHMEKLVPAIETALAGWETRVPTGRLNAFLGELVAAHPHPIRGGKQPRILFGTQAGTKPPRFVLFASGFIEAGYRRFIERRLREEFGFEGTPIHISVRVREKRGAKNTRKK, from the coding sequence ATGAACGACCACATCCACTCCGAGGGCTCGGGCGAGGAGCACGACCACGGGGCGCTTGGCGACGCCGAGTACGCGGAGTTCATGGAGCTCGCCGCGGAAGAGGGCTTCGACATCGAGGACGTCGAGGGGGCCATCGAGGCGGCCGGGCACGGTCCGCTGCCCGTGCTCGCCGTCGTCGGCCGCCCCAATGTCGGCAAGTCGACCCTCGTCAACCGCATCATCGGACGCCGCGAGGCCGTCGTGGAGGACAAGCCCGGGGTCACCCGTGACCGCGTGACCTACGAGGCCGAGTGGGCCGGGCGCCGCTTCAAGGTCGTCGACACCGGCGGCTGGGAGCAGGACGTCCTCGGCATCGACGCCTCCGTGGCCGCGCAGGCCGAGTACGCCATCGAGGCCGCCGACGCCGTCGTGTTCGTCGTCGACGCCAAGGTGGGTGCCACCGACACCGACGAGGCGGTCGTACGACTGCTGCGCAAGGCCGGCAAGCCCGTGGTGCTGGCTGCCAACAAGGTCGACGGCCTGAGCGGTGAGTCCGACGCGGCGTACCTGTGGTCCCTGGGCCTCGGCGAGCCGCACCCCGTCTCCGCGCTGCACGGCCGGGGCACCGGCGACATGCTGGACGCGGTCCTGGAGGCGCTGCCGGAGGCGCCCGAGCAGACCTTCGGCGGCACCGGGATCGGCGGCCCCCGCCGGATCGCGCTGATCGGCCGCCCGAACGTCGGCAAGTCCTCGCTGCTGAACAAGGTCGCCGGCGAGGAGCGGGTCGTCGTCAACGAGATGGCCGGCACCACCCGTGACCCGGTCGACGAGCTGATCGAACTCGGCGGCATCACCTGGAAGTTCGTCGACACCGCCGGTATCCGCAAGCGGGTCCACCTCCAGCAGGGCGCCGACTACTACGCCTCGCTGCGTACCGCGGCCGCCGTCGAGAAGGCCGAGGTCGCGGTCATCCTGATCGACGGCTCCGAGTCCATCTCGGTGCAGGACCAGCGGATCGTCACCATGGCCGTCGAGGCGGGCCGCGCCGTCGTCATGGCCTACAACAAGTGGGACACCCTCGACGAGGAGCGCCGCTACTACCTGGAGCGGGAGATCGAGACCGAGCTCGGCCAGGTCGCCTGGGCGCCGCGCGTGAACGTCTCGGCGAAGACCGGACGGCACATGGAGAAGCTCGTCCCGGCGATCGAGACGGCGCTGGCGGGCTGGGAGACACGGGTCCCGACCGGCCGCCTGAACGCCTTCCTGGGTGAGCTGGTCGCCGCCCACCCGCACCCGATCCGGGGCGGCAAGCAGCCGCGCATCCTCTTCGGCACCCAGGCCGGCACCAAGCCGCCGCGGTTCGTGCTCTTCGCCTCCGGGTTCATCGAGGCGGGCTACCGGCGGTTCATCGAGCGCCGGCTGCGTGAGGAGTTCGGCTTCGAGGGCACCCCGATCCACATCTCGGTGCGGGTGCGCGAGAAGCGCGGCGCGAAGAACACCAGGAAGAAGTGA
- a CDS encoding transglycosylase family protein, which yields MSECADTTRDSARKTRTTAALAGAALLAPLGLLAAAGNSVAADGGVWDRIAQCESGGNWHINTGNGYYGGLQFSAGTWRAYGGTAYAPTADQATKSQQIAVATKVQGAQGWGAWPTCSARAGAYGSAPGASSGSAGSSSSAKAAPSKPAKTPTRSEGHINRSASRGDYTVRPGDTLSKVAARHGTTWQRLYTANKAVIGADPNLIVPGQRLEI from the coding sequence ATGTCCGAATGTGCCGATACCACGCGCGACAGCGCTCGTAAGACCCGGACCACCGCGGCCCTTGCCGGGGCCGCCCTGCTCGCCCCCCTCGGACTGCTGGCCGCGGCCGGCAACTCCGTGGCGGCGGACGGCGGGGTGTGGGACCGCATCGCCCAGTGCGAGAGCGGCGGGAACTGGCACATCAACACCGGCAACGGCTACTACGGGGGACTCCAGTTCTCCGCCGGCACCTGGCGCGCGTACGGCGGTACGGCCTACGCGCCCACCGCCGACCAGGCCACCAAGTCCCAGCAGATCGCCGTGGCCACCAAGGTCCAGGGCGCCCAGGGGTGGGGCGCCTGGCCGACCTGCTCTGCCCGGGCCGGGGCGTACGGCAGCGCGCCCGGCGCCTCCTCCGGCTCGGCCGGGAGCTCCTCCTCCGCCAAGGCCGCCCCCTCCAAGCCGGCGAAGACGCCGACCCGTTCGGAGGGCCACATCAACCGCAGCGCGTCCCGCGGCGACTACACCGTCCGCCCGGGCGACACGCTCAGCAAGGTCGCCGCCCGGCACGGCACCACCTGGCAGCGGCTCTACACCGCCAACAAGGCCGTCATCGGAGCTGATCCCAACCTGATCGTGCCCGGGCAGCGCCTCGAAATCTGA